The following are encoded in a window of Lactobacillus acidophilus genomic DNA:
- the gap gene encoding type I glyceraldehyde-3-phosphate dehydrogenase — protein MTVKIGINGFGRIGRLAFRRIMDLGEKSKDIEVVAINDLTTPALLAHLLKYDSTHGTFDHEVSSTEDSIVVDGKKYRVYAEPQAQNIPWVKNDGVDFVLECTGFYTSKAKSQAHLDAGVKRVLISAPAGNDLKTIVYSVNQDTLTADDKIVSAGSCTTNSLAPMVNALQKEFGIEVGTMTTIHAYTSTQMILDGPVRGGNLRAARAAAINIIPHSTGAAKAIGLVIPELNGKLNGHAQRVPVPDGSVTELVSILGKNVTADEVNEAMKKYESPSFEYEPNNVVSSDILGRTAGSIFDPTQTMVTTAGDKQLVKTVAWYDNEYSFTCQMVRTLLHFATL, from the coding sequence ATGACAGTTAAAATTGGTATTAACGGTTTCGGCCGTATTGGTCGTTTAGCATTCCGTCGTATTATGGACTTGGGCGAAAAGTCAAAGGATATCGAAGTTGTTGCAATTAACGACTTGACTACTCCAGCACTTTTGGCACACTTACTTAAGTATGACTCAACTCATGGTACTTTCGACCACGAAGTTTCTTCAACTGAAGATTCAATCGTAGTTGACGGTAAGAAGTACCGTGTTTACGCTGAACCACAAGCACAAAACATTCCATGGGTTAAAAACGACGGTGTTGACTTCGTTCTTGAATGTACTGGTTTCTACACTAGCAAGGCTAAGTCACAAGCTCACCTTGACGCAGGTGTTAAGCGTGTATTGATCTCAGCACCAGCAGGTAACGACTTGAAGACTATCGTTTACTCAGTAAACCAAGATACTTTGACTGCTGACGACAAGATCGTTTCAGCTGGTTCATGTACTACTAACTCATTGGCACCAATGGTTAACGCTTTACAAAAGGAATTCGGTATTGAAGTTGGTACTATGACTACTATCCACGCATACACTTCAACTCAAATGATCTTGGATGGTCCTGTACGTGGTGGTAACTTACGTGCTGCTCGTGCTGCTGCTATCAACATTATTCCTCACTCAACTGGTGCTGCTAAGGCTATCGGCCTTGTTATTCCAGAATTGAACGGTAAGTTGAACGGTCACGCACAACGTGTTCCAGTTCCAGATGGTTCAGTAACTGAATTAGTATCAATCTTGGGCAAGAACGTTACTGCTGATGAAGTTAACGAAGCTATGAAGAAGTACGAAAGTCCTTCATTTGAATATGAACCAAACAATGTTGTTTCAAGCGACATTTTAGGCAGAACTGCTGGTTCAATCTTTGACCCAACTCAAACTATGGTAACTACTGCAGGTGACAAGCAATTAGTTAAGACTGTTGCTTGGTACGACAATGAATACTCATTCACTTGCCAAATGGTTCGTACTTTGTTACACTTTGCTACTCTTTAA
- the clpP gene encoding ATP-dependent Clp endopeptidase proteolytic subunit ClpP yields MLVPTVIEQTARGERAYDIYSRLLKDRIIMLSGEINDQMANSIIAQLLFLDAQDNTKDISLYINSPGGVITSGLAIMDTMNFIKSDVSTIAIGMAASMASILLTSGTKGKRFALPNSTVLIHQPLGGAQGQQTDIQIAANEILKSRKKINEILHETTGQPLEKIQKDTERDNYLTAEEAKEYGLIDEIMVNKKSN; encoded by the coding sequence ATGCTAGTACCTACAGTTATTGAACAAACTGCTCGTGGTGAACGTGCCTATGATATTTACTCACGTTTATTAAAAGACAGAATTATTATGTTGAGTGGCGAAATTAATGACCAAATGGCCAACTCAATTATCGCCCAACTACTTTTCTTGGATGCCCAAGACAATACTAAAGATATTTCATTATATATTAACTCACCAGGTGGTGTAATCACTTCTGGTCTTGCAATCATGGATACCATGAACTTTATCAAGTCGGATGTTTCTACCATTGCAATCGGTATGGCAGCATCAATGGCTTCTATTCTTTTGACAAGTGGTACAAAGGGTAAGCGTTTTGCACTTCCTAACTCAACAGTTCTTATTCACCAACCATTAGGTGGTGCACAAGGTCAACAAACTGATATTCAAATTGCAGCTAATGAAATTTTGAAGAGTCGTAAGAAGATCAACGAAATCTTGCACGAAACTACTGGTCAACCTTTGGAAAAGATCCAAAAAGATACTGAACGTGATAATTACTTAACTGCTGAAGAAGCTAAGGAATATGGCTTAATTGATGAAATTATGGTCAACAAAAAAAGTAATTAA
- a CDS encoding sugar-binding transcriptional regulator, producing the protein MDSDFSLLEALVPDVLKILRQRYLVLEQIALHAPIGRRSVAQHLGLSERNIRTETEYLSQLGLIEIKSFGMFLTEKGEKTLKDAGLLIDRLFNARETEVELAKKLGIERTLIVPGNADLQDRVYEEMGEKLSSALNLLLPLGHSIVTILGGASLAKSAKYLSPDLGNNRQLEFVPGRGALGENVETQSNTIVQEMAAKTSGTYKTLYLPEQVSADAYKSLIREPSIVDVLQDISQSDAVIHGIGLAQEMAQRRGYDSIKLSELREKKAVTECFGCFFDENGKVVDRITQVGLQFDNLYKIPHIFAFACGAKKAKAIKAYMPNAPHQTWLITDEGASNMILKGK; encoded by the coding sequence ATGGATTCGGACTTTTCTTTGCTCGAAGCGCTCGTTCCCGACGTCTTAAAGATCCTTCGACAAAGGTATCTTGTCCTTGAGCAAATTGCTTTGCATGCTCCGATAGGTCGTCGAAGTGTTGCTCAGCATTTAGGACTTTCAGAAAGAAACATTAGAACTGAAACTGAATATTTAAGTCAATTAGGATTAATTGAAATTAAAAGTTTTGGCATGTTTTTAACTGAAAAGGGCGAGAAGACATTAAAAGATGCAGGTCTGTTGATTGATCGTCTCTTTAATGCTCGTGAAACTGAAGTAGAGTTAGCTAAAAAACTTGGAATTGAAAGAACATTAATAGTTCCAGGAAATGCTGATTTGCAGGACCGAGTTTATGAGGAAATGGGAGAGAAATTAAGTTCAGCTTTGAATTTACTCTTGCCATTAGGTCATTCAATAGTTACAATTCTAGGTGGAGCTTCTTTAGCAAAATCTGCTAAATATTTATCTCCAGATCTTGGCAATAATCGCCAATTAGAATTTGTTCCTGGTCGAGGAGCTCTGGGCGAAAATGTAGAGACGCAAAGTAATACAATCGTTCAAGAGATGGCGGCTAAAACTTCAGGTACTTATAAAACTTTGTATTTACCTGAACAAGTTTCAGCTGATGCGTATAAGTCACTTATACGGGAACCTTCGATTGTGGACGTTCTGCAAGATATTTCACAAAGCGATGCTGTAATTCATGGAATTGGGTTAGCTCAAGAAATGGCACAGCGTAGAGGTTATGATTCAATTAAACTTTCAGAGCTTCGTGAAAAGAAAGCCGTCACCGAATGTTTTGGGTGTTTCTTCGATGAAAATGGTAAGGTTGTTGACCGTATCACCCAGGTTGGATTACAGTTTGACAATCTATATAAAATACCCCACATATTTGCCTTTGCTTGCGGTGCTAAAAAAGCTAAAGCAATTAAAGCATATATGCCCAATGCACCTCATCAAACCTGGTTAATTACTGATGAAGGGGCCTCAAATATGATTTTAAAGGGGAAATGA
- a CDS encoding HdeD family acid-resistance protein produces the protein MDIFSSSKDNRGFDWGSFIAGILMVVVAFVLLRHPAKGLHAFVLIFAIISIVQGLVWLAGYSRFREFFSRSWVALISGILDIIIGILFLCSYDIGGLTIAYLFAIWFFVDSVVGIVFSWHLRDFSTGYFIFNLILNILSLIIAIFLIFNPVLAALSLVWLVAFWLLVFGINEVVVAFMHR, from the coding sequence ATGGATATTTTTTCTAGTTCTAAAGATAATCGCGGATTTGATTGGGGATCTTTTATTGCAGGTATTTTAATGGTTGTAGTTGCTTTTGTGCTTCTTAGACATCCTGCTAAAGGTTTACATGCATTCGTTTTAATTTTTGCAATTATATCAATCGTACAAGGTTTAGTATGGCTTGCAGGCTATTCACGTTTTCGTGAATTTTTTTCACGTAGTTGGGTAGCATTAATCTCAGGTATATTGGACATTATAATCGGTATTTTATTCCTATGTTCATATGATATTGGTGGCTTAACAATCGCTTACTTATTTGCAATTTGGTTCTTTGTAGATTCAGTTGTAGGGATTGTCTTTTCATGGCACTTACGAGATTTCTCAACAGGCTATTTTATCTTTAATTTAATTTTGAATATTTTAAGTTTAATTATCGCAATTTTCTTAATTTTTAATCCAGTATTGGCAGCTTTAAGCTTGGTATGGCTTGTTGCATTCTGGTTGTTAGTATTTGGAATAAATGAAGTTGTGGTAGCATTTATGCACCGTTAA
- a CDS encoding phosphoglycerate kinase gives MAKLIISDLDVKGKKVLVRVDFNVPIKDGVIGDDNRIVAALPTIKYIIEHGGKAILLSHLGRVKSDADKKELSLKPVAERLSELLDKPVTFVPSNEGKEVEEAIDNMKDGDVVVLENTRFQDIDNDFGKRESGNDPKLGEYWASLGDIFVNDAFGTAHRSHASNVGIATAMKENGKPAAAGYLLEKEIKYLGDAVDNPVHPFVTILGGAKVSDKIGVIENLIPKSDHILIGGGMAYTFLAAQGHKIGKSLFEADKVDLAKELLEKAGDKIVLPVDNVAATEFSNDASREVVGDDIPDNMMGLDIGPKTIAKFKDILKDAKTVVWNGPMGAFEMPNFAEGTLEVGRALANLTDATTIIGGGDSTAAAKQLGIAPKISHISTGGGASLNYLEGKVLPGIACVSDK, from the coding sequence ATGGCTAAATTAATCATTTCAGACCTCGACGTTAAAGGTAAAAAAGTTTTAGTACGTGTAGACTTTAATGTTCCTATTAAAGATGGCGTTATTGGTGATGATAACCGTATCGTTGCTGCACTTCCTACTATTAAGTACATTATTGAACATGGTGGTAAGGCAATTTTGCTTAGCCACTTAGGTCGTGTAAAGTCAGATGCTGATAAGAAGGAATTGTCATTGAAGCCAGTTGCTGAACGTTTAAGCGAACTTCTTGACAAGCCTGTAACTTTTGTACCATCAAACGAAGGTAAAGAAGTTGAAGAAGCAATCGACAACATGAAAGACGGAGATGTTGTTGTTCTTGAAAACACTAGATTCCAAGATATCGACAACGATTTCGGTAAGCGTGAATCAGGTAACGATCCAAAACTTGGCGAATACTGGGCAAGTCTTGGCGATATCTTTGTAAACGATGCTTTCGGTACTGCACACAGAAGTCACGCTTCAAACGTTGGTATTGCAACCGCTATGAAGGAAAATGGTAAGCCTGCTGCAGCTGGTTACTTACTTGAAAAGGAAATTAAGTACTTAGGTGACGCCGTTGATAATCCTGTACACCCATTTGTTACTATTTTGGGTGGTGCTAAGGTTTCAGACAAGATCGGTGTTATCGAAAACTTGATTCCTAAGTCAGATCACATCTTAATTGGTGGTGGTATGGCTTACACATTCTTAGCTGCTCAAGGTCACAAGATTGGTAAATCATTATTTGAAGCTGATAAGGTTGATCTTGCTAAGGAATTGCTTGAAAAGGCTGGCGACAAGATCGTTCTTCCAGTTGACAACGTAGCTGCAACTGAATTCTCAAACGATGCTTCACGTGAAGTTGTTGGTGACGACATTCCTGATAATATGATGGGTCTTGACATTGGTCCTAAGACTATTGCTAAGTTTAAGGACATCTTAAAGGATGCTAAGACTGTTGTTTGGAATGGACCAATGGGTGCTTTCGAAATGCCTAACTTTGCTGAAGGTACTTTAGAAGTAGGTCGTGCTTTGGCAAACCTTACTGACGCAACTACTATTATCGGTGGTGGTGACTCAACTGCTGCTGCTAAGCAATTGGGTATCGCACCTAAGATTAGCCACATTTCAACTGGTGGTGGTGCTTCACTTAACTACCTTGAAGGTAAAGTATTGCCAGGTATCGCTTGCGTTTCAGACAAGTAA
- a CDS encoding APC family permease has translation MTESQTNPKKMTWITLAMMAFSTVWGFGNVVNGYVYFDGTKVIFSWVVMFLLYFVPYALMVGELGATFKNAEGGVSSWVNATMGAKWAYYAGWTYWACHVVYISSKGTGGLRAMAWGIFGNTQWYDSLPTAWTQFATLVIFLFFCWVASRGVPVLKGLATIAGSSMFIMSILFIIMMFAAPAINPHAGFYSIDFNWKNLMPTFNVKYFTSLSILVFAIGGCEKISPYVNKVKDPSKNFPRAMMALAIMVMISAILGTFAMALMFDPKIVNANLNEYISNGAYMAFQKLGEYYHVGGLFMYIYSWCNVIGQFSTLVISIDAPLRMLLGSKEAEEFIPKGLLKLNKHGAYINGIWMVVVLSGGLIAIQALVPNAQAVMAQLVKLNSTTMPLRYLWVFAAYVALRKHQEKFETTYQMTKHQGLAYTAGIWCFLVTAACCIFGIYSPDPFTLLLNILTPIVLIALGLILPGIKKYQEVKENQ, from the coding sequence ATGACTGAATCACAAACTAATCCCAAAAAGATGACGTGGATTACATTAGCAATGATGGCCTTCTCTACTGTGTGGGGATTTGGTAATGTTGTTAATGGTTATGTCTACTTTGATGGAACAAAGGTCATCTTTAGTTGGGTTGTAATGTTCCTGCTCTACTTTGTTCCTTATGCATTAATGGTCGGGGAATTAGGCGCTACTTTCAAAAATGCTGAAGGTGGGGTTTCCTCCTGGGTTAATGCAACGATGGGCGCAAAATGGGCTTATTATGCCGGATGGACTTACTGGGCTTGCCACGTAGTATATATTTCAAGTAAAGGTACTGGTGGTTTAAGAGCAATGGCTTGGGGAATTTTTGGAAATACCCAATGGTATGACAGCCTACCTACAGCGTGGACACAATTTGCAACTTTAGTTATTTTCTTATTCTTCTGTTGGGTTGCCAGCCGCGGGGTGCCTGTTTTAAAAGGTTTAGCTACTATTGCTGGTTCTTCAATGTTTATCATGTCAATTTTATTCATTATCATGATGTTTGCAGCACCTGCAATTAATCCTCATGCTGGTTTTTATAGTATCGATTTCAATTGGAAGAACTTAATGCCTACCTTCAATGTTAAATATTTTACTTCACTTTCAATTTTAGTATTTGCCATTGGTGGTTGTGAAAAGATTTCACCTTACGTTAATAAAGTAAAAGATCCATCCAAGAACTTCCCTAGAGCAATGATGGCTTTAGCAATTATGGTCATGATTTCAGCTATTTTGGGAACTTTTGCTATGGCACTTATGTTTGATCCAAAAATAGTTAACGCTAACCTTAATGAATACATTTCAAACGGTGCATATATGGCTTTCCAAAAATTAGGTGAATACTATCACGTGGGTGGATTATTTATGTATATCTATTCATGGTGTAATGTAATTGGACAGTTTTCAACCTTAGTAATTAGTATTGATGCTCCACTTAGAATGTTATTAGGTAGTAAAGAAGCTGAGGAATTTATTCCTAAAGGCTTGCTTAAGCTCAATAAACACGGTGCTTACATTAATGGAATTTGGATGGTAGTTGTATTATCTGGAGGATTAATTGCAATTCAAGCACTTGTCCCTAACGCACAAGCTGTTATGGCTCAACTTGTTAAATTAAACTCAACTACAATGCCACTTCGTTACCTTTGGGTATTTGCAGCCTATGTTGCTTTAAGAAAGCATCAAGAAAAGTTTGAGACTACTTATCAAATGACTAAACATCAAGGGCTAGCATATACTGCAGGTATTTGGTGTTTCTTAGTTACAGCAGCTTGTTGTATCTTTGGTATATATTCACCAGATCCATTCACATTACTTCTTAATATCTTGACTCCTATCGTTTTAATTGCATTAGGTTTAATTCTTCCAGGTATTAAAAAGTATCAAGAAGTTAAAGAAAATCAATAA
- the whiA gene encoding DNA-binding protein WhiA, with protein MASYASEVKKELTSLEVHPEHAKAELAAFLRMNGVLNLHDHQFSLDITTENPAIARRIFKLIKVAYGIEPLLIVSRKMKLKKNNQYLVRLNQQVQEILENLQIWDTEKGLVTRIPKRIMSSREGAMSYLRGAFLAGGSVNNPETSRYHLEIYSTYEDHNEDLAKLMNEYFYLNAKMTKRRRGYIVYLKEAEKIGDFLHIVGALNAMLNFEDLRIMRDMRNSVNRLVNCDTANMKKTASASAKQVEDIQLIQKEKGLDDLSEKLQILANFRLAHPELTLKEVADQIPDGPISKSGVNHRFKKLHEIAESLRE; from the coding sequence ATGGCTAGTTATGCTAGTGAGGTCAAAAAGGAGCTAACTTCGCTTGAGGTGCATCCAGAGCATGCCAAAGCAGAATTAGCTGCTTTTTTGCGAATGAACGGAGTGCTAAATCTCCATGATCATCAATTTAGTTTAGATATAACGACTGAAAATCCGGCAATTGCACGCCGAATTTTTAAATTAATTAAAGTTGCATATGGAATTGAACCATTATTAATTGTTTCTCGTAAAATGAAATTAAAGAAAAACAATCAATATTTAGTTCGCTTAAATCAACAAGTGCAAGAAATATTAGAAAACTTGCAAATTTGGGATACAGAAAAAGGATTAGTTACTAGAATTCCAAAAAGAATAATGAGTTCTCGTGAAGGTGCTATGTCTTATTTACGAGGTGCTTTTTTAGCTGGAGGAAGTGTAAATAATCCAGAAACTAGTCGCTATCACTTAGAAATTTATTCAACTTATGAGGACCATAATGAGGATCTTGCTAAGTTAATGAATGAATATTTTTATTTGAATGCCAAAATGACAAAGCGACGCAGAGGCTATATTGTTTATTTAAAAGAAGCAGAAAAAATTGGAGACTTTTTGCATATTGTTGGAGCATTAAACGCAATGCTTAATTTTGAAGATTTAAGAATTATGCGAGATATGCGTAATTCAGTTAATCGTTTAGTTAATTGCGATACTGCAAATATGAAAAAAACAGCTTCAGCTTCAGCTAAACAAGTTGAAGATATTCAGCTAATTCAAAAGGAAAAGGGTTTAGATGATTTATCTGAAAAGTTACAAATATTAGCAAACTTTAGATTAGCTCATCCAGAACTTACTTTAAAAGAAGTAGCTGATCAAATACCAGATGGTCCTATTTCAAAATCTGGTGTAAATCACCGTTTTAAGAAATTGCATGAAATAGCAGAGAGTTTAAGAGAATAA
- a CDS encoding SH3-like domain-containing protein — protein MKYTSKILTATSAVALSVGLLMGYAKPVSAADSNSTAKTDKNSDNSSSTKNAAAQTSTSYDLMVKVGSGRNYNVYKSIKNGKPVGKVANASDYQYAHIQSDQRIKTQQNGTYWRIYVDGRKVGYVNQNYFTRNTIAVPKTVSLVRNSNYSFDPSDAISYATNSMGTVIDNQEVNISEDMIDCTEPGVYNVKYSYGTAKATVKVTVRKSTKEGVTNADSVTAQPFNGNLKSWKTYYGSSANYVTKADFAPDKSRHTYDSDNGNLTFKTRFFQPVLLSVARDIKDDDYINRVGHIPEGITMSQGWLYTSLLSSTTINNGHIVGYNLNHLTNAFNGQYLLDMSQKKFNSYVKNIKVSPAINVGHGQAMGSTDKYIYVLNNYNRIAYNSTESEQLIQIRKSDLCINKIWTVKCWNGGDSEGRYFQNGVVVNDHKMYTTAYNKAKDQTEYWEFNRTGDNWYPTIVGATKGGIVTNTYTQGFTYDAKNDNFYLAFNDVIAKIAKNGEVKDAYQFHTGREIEGIAVDNNRLYMNLAQRAELFESNQKLTK, from the coding sequence TTGAAGTATACAAGTAAAATTTTGACTGCTACATCAGCTGTAGCACTTAGTGTTGGTTTGTTGATGGGTTATGCTAAGCCTGTCTCTGCTGCAGATTCTAATTCAACTGCCAAAACTGATAAAAATTCAGATAATTCTAGTAGTACTAAAAATGCAGCTGCACAAACTAGTACCTCATATGATTTAATGGTTAAGGTTGGTAGTGGTAGAAACTACAACGTATATAAGAGTATTAAAAATGGTAAGCCTGTTGGTAAAGTGGCAAATGCAAGCGATTATCAATATGCTCATATTCAATCAGATCAAAGAATTAAGACACAACAAAACGGTACTTATTGGCGTATTTATGTAGATGGACGTAAAGTTGGTTATGTTAATCAAAATTACTTTACCAGAAATACAATCGCCGTACCTAAGACTGTAAGTTTGGTAAGAAACAGTAATTATAGCTTTGATCCTTCTGATGCAATCAGTTACGCTACTAACAGTATGGGTACAGTAATCGATAATCAAGAAGTTAATATTTCTGAAGATATGATCGATTGTACTGAACCAGGTGTTTACAATGTAAAATACAGTTATGGTACTGCTAAGGCTACTGTTAAAGTTACTGTAAGAAAGAGCACCAAGGAAGGTGTTACTAATGCGGATAGTGTAACTGCTCAGCCATTTAATGGTAATTTGAAGTCTTGGAAGACTTATTATGGTAGTTCTGCTAATTATGTAACTAAGGCTGATTTTGCACCAGATAAGTCAAGACATACTTATGATAGTGATAATGGTAATTTAACGTTTAAGACTCGTTTCTTCCAACCGGTCCTATTGAGTGTTGCTAGAGATATTAAGGACGATGACTATATTAACCGTGTAGGTCATATTCCAGAAGGTATCACAATGTCTCAAGGTTGGCTTTACACTAGTCTTTTAAGCAGTACTACCATTAACAATGGTCATATTGTGGGCTACAACTTGAATCACTTAACTAATGCATTTAATGGACAATACTTACTTGATATGTCACAAAAGAAATTTAATTCTTACGTAAAGAACATCAAGGTAAGTCCTGCGATAAATGTAGGTCATGGTCAAGCAATGGGTTCTACAGATAAGTACATTTATGTATTGAATAACTACAATAGAATTGCTTATAACAGTACAGAATCAGAACAATTGATTCAAATCCGTAAGAGTGACTTATGTATTAATAAGATTTGGACAGTTAAGTGCTGGAATGGTGGCGATTCTGAAGGTCGTTACTTCCAAAACGGTGTGGTTGTAAATGATCATAAGATGTACACTACTGCTTACAACAAGGCTAAGGACCAAACAGAATACTGGGAATTTAACCGTACTGGTGATAACTGGTATCCAACTATCGTAGGTGCAACTAAGGGCGGAATTGTTACTAACACTTATACTCAAGGCTTCACTTATGATGCTAAGAATGATAATTTCTATCTTGCATTTAATGATGTAATCGCTAAAATAGCTAAGAATGGTGAAGTTAAGGATGCATATCAATTCCACACAGGTCGTGAAATTGAAGGTATTGCTGTTGATAATAACAGACTTTACATGAACTTAGCTCAACGTGCTGAATTATTTGAAAGTAATCAAAAATTAACTAAGTAA